The ANME-2 cluster archaeon genome has a segment encoding these proteins:
- the aspS gene encoding aspartate--tRNA(Asn) ligase yields MEFKRTHYTSHVTPEMNGQTVKLAGWVHEIRDLGGIMFLVLRDREGMAQIILFKKTIDPEVLKNAKALSRESVVLIEGEVKAEAKAPGGYELVPIKIDLLNPAKSPLPMDTTGKVNAELDTRLDNRFMDVRRPRTQAVFHIRHHMLSAVREFLEHEGFIEITTPKVVATATEGGTALFPITYFDTEAFLNQSPQLFKQLMMSGGMDKVFEIGPIFRAEEHDTRRHLNEATSIDIEASFMDHEDVMVILENLIVYVYEKIAERAVPSLKTLGIELTIPKAPFKRLTYDEAIEINNENSKELLEWGDDLSTNAEKVIGEVIGEHYFIKDWPTEIKPYYTQPYEDEPTMTKAFDMMHPRMELSSGAQRVHDHDMLHKRIQDQGLNPDGFEFYLKAFRYGIPPHSGWGLGAERLLMTMLDVDNIRDVVLFPRDRKRVSP; encoded by the coding sequence ATGGAATTCAAACGAACTCACTACACATCACACGTAACCCCGGAAATGAATGGCCAGACAGTAAAACTTGCAGGCTGGGTCCACGAAATACGCGACCTTGGCGGCATTATGTTCCTTGTCCTCAGGGACAGGGAAGGTATGGCCCAGATAATCCTTTTCAAAAAGACCATCGACCCCGAAGTGCTTAAGAACGCCAAAGCCCTCAGCCGCGAATCCGTTGTCCTGATTGAAGGCGAGGTCAAGGCCGAGGCCAAGGCCCCAGGCGGCTACGAACTGGTCCCGATAAAGATCGACCTGCTGAACCCGGCCAAATCCCCGCTGCCTATGGATACCACAGGTAAGGTGAACGCAGAACTGGACACCAGGCTGGACAACCGCTTTATGGACGTACGCAGGCCAAGGACCCAGGCAGTATTTCACATCCGCCACCACATGCTCTCTGCCGTAAGGGAATTTTTAGAGCATGAAGGATTTATTGAGATAACCACCCCAAAAGTAGTGGCAACCGCTACCGAGGGGGGCACCGCACTGTTCCCGATCACCTATTTCGATACAGAGGCCTTCCTTAATCAGAGCCCACAATTGTTTAAGCAGCTCATGATGAGCGGCGGCATGGACAAAGTGTTTGAGATAGGCCCCATTTTCAGAGCTGAAGAACACGACACCAGGCGGCACCTGAACGAAGCCACCAGTATCGATATCGAGGCTAGTTTCATGGACCATGAGGACGTAATGGTAATACTGGAGAACCTCATCGTTTATGTTTATGAAAAGATTGCCGAAAGGGCCGTACCCAGCCTTAAGACGCTAGGCATTGAACTGACTATCCCAAAGGCACCCTTCAAGCGCCTGACCTACGACGAGGCAATCGAGATCAACAACGAGAACTCAAAGGAGTTACTGGAATGGGGTGACGACCTGAGCACAAATGCTGAAAAGGTCATCGGTGAGGTCATCGGCGAACACTACTTTATCAAGGACTGGCCAACCGAGATCAAGCCCTACTACACCCAGCCCTACGAGGACGAACCCACAATGACCAAAGCCTTTGATATGATGCACCCCCGCATGGAACTCTCTTCAGGTGCCCAGCGTGTGCATGACCACGACATGCTGCATAAGCGCATACAAGACCAGGGGCTAAACCCTGACGGGTTTGAGTTCTACCTTAAAGCATTCAGGTACGGAATCCCGCCGCATTCGGGATGGGGCCTGGGGGCCGAGAGGTTGCTCATGACCATGCTGGATGTGGACAACATAAGGGATGTTGTACTGTTCCCCAGGGACCGCAAACGCGTATCACCCTGA